In Pseudobythopirellula maris, a single window of DNA contains:
- a CDS encoding response regulator, which yields MPEKIMFVDDERSLLNGIERRLGMEYDITTAESGADALAAIAEVGPFPVIITDMRMPGMNGVEFVLAAREVAPDTVYVMLTGNQDQETVARAVNEGQVFRFLNKPCTSDMLRMTVDASLKQHALITAEKELLHRTFCGAVGVLTDMISIAHPDVFSRSAEVEKVVADLRAALGIDDRWEYKLAAKLSMIGFALMSEEDRDGFHRKEHGGVESCELYARAASAGENVIARIPRLELVARMIGMQPSAQGAIYGHRDASKDQVVSTGATLLRLATHVDAQARQGVTAQQGLQHIKQRIPSMSIDLEEAVIENWPTLAVQRPIEVALNRLEEGMVLSHDVIGDNGAVLLRQGRRLSETTIERLHCHRDTLKNCGTVTVYEQVVSSLDKTLAAV from the coding sequence ATGCCTGAAAAGATCATGTTCGTCGACGACGAGCGCAGCCTGCTCAACGGGATCGAGCGCCGGCTCGGAATGGAGTACGACATCACCACCGCCGAGTCGGGCGCCGACGCGCTGGCCGCTATCGCCGAGGTCGGCCCCTTCCCCGTGATCATCACCGACATGCGCATGCCGGGGATGAACGGGGTCGAGTTCGTGCTGGCCGCCCGTGAGGTTGCGCCCGACACGGTTTACGTCATGCTGACCGGCAATCAAGACCAGGAGACCGTCGCTCGCGCCGTGAACGAGGGGCAGGTGTTTCGGTTCCTCAACAAGCCGTGCACGAGCGACATGCTGCGCATGACGGTCGACGCCAGTCTGAAACAGCACGCGTTGATCACCGCCGAGAAGGAGCTGCTGCACCGCACGTTCTGCGGCGCCGTGGGAGTGCTCACCGACATGATCAGCATCGCCCACCCCGACGTGTTCAGCCGCTCGGCGGAGGTCGAGAAGGTCGTCGCCGATCTGCGAGCCGCCCTCGGCATCGACGACCGCTGGGAGTACAAGCTCGCGGCCAAGCTCTCGATGATCGGCTTTGCGCTGATGAGCGAAGAGGACCGCGACGGGTTCCACCGCAAGGAGCATGGCGGCGTGGAGTCGTGCGAGCTGTACGCGAGGGCGGCGTCGGCGGGCGAGAACGTCATCGCCCGCATCCCTCGTTTGGAGCTCGTGGCCCGCATGATTGGCATGCAGCCGAGCGCCCAGGGCGCGATCTACGGCCACCGCGACGCCAGCAAAGATCAGGTAGTGAGCACGGGCGCCACTCTGCTCAGGTTGGCCACGCACGTTGACGCCCAGGCCCGCCAGGGGGTGACCGCTCAGCAGGGGCTGCAACACATCAAGCAGCGGATCCCGTCGATGTCGATCGACCTCGAAGAAGCCGTGATCGAGAACTGGCCCACGCTGGCCGTGCAGCGGCCGATCGAGGTCGCGCTCAACAGACTGGAGGAGGGCATGGTCCTCTCGCACGACGTGATCGGCGACAACGGCGCCGTCTTACTCCGGCAGGGTCGCCGGCTGAGCGAGACGACGATCGAGAGGCTCCACTGCCACCGCGACACTCTGAAGAACTGCGGAACGGTGACGGTTTACGAGCAAGTCGTCTCGTCGCTCGACAAAACACTCGCCGCGGTCTAG
- a CDS encoding sensor histidine kinase encodes MSRTELKSRTKQLFAERLDSIHRQTDRAFVVLFVVQWVFAVGVTLAVSPHTWVGDTSYPHVHLWAALLVGGALTIAPIICVSLRPGTLATRLVVATAQVGYSTLLIHLTGGRIESHFHIFGSLAFLSFYRDWRVIVPAMLIVAADHVLRAIFWPESIFGVVVAAPWRALEHIGWVVFEGVFLLWGCKTNTRELRDRAEAQAELERAKATVEEEVEQRTRELLNRTQELEEWVQRSNALEDQLGEAQKLEAIGQLSAGVAHEINTPMQYMSDNIEFLSDCSARLFEVVDVYHDQLENRDNPLSWQQRISAVKAACERCRYDYIREQIPHAIEESLEGVRRVIEIVRAMKQMSHPGTQEMTPTDINEAVRTTALLCKNRWKYAAELELFLADDLPEVPAFTNEINQVLVNLLVNAADAIVDKNGDSGELGKMVVRTRRSGDWVQIDVQDDGCGMDEVVRRRIFDPFYTTKEVGKGTGQGLAISYNVVVNHHQGRIDLSSEPGAGTCFTVELPLGEHPDLMDADKLEEKDPAAELSSKPVAPLDALPDETSDLPPAPVILI; translated from the coding sequence ATGTCAAGAACCGAACTCAAATCGCGGACCAAACAGCTCTTTGCCGAGCGTCTCGACAGTATCCACCGCCAGACGGATCGCGCTTTTGTGGTGCTGTTCGTTGTGCAATGGGTTTTCGCCGTCGGGGTGACGCTCGCCGTCTCGCCGCACACGTGGGTGGGCGACACGTCGTACCCGCACGTCCATTTGTGGGCGGCGTTGCTGGTGGGCGGCGCGCTAACGATCGCTCCGATCATCTGCGTCTCGCTGCGCCCGGGCACGCTCGCCACGCGGTTGGTGGTGGCCACGGCCCAGGTGGGCTACTCGACGTTGCTGATCCATTTGACCGGCGGGCGGATCGAGTCTCACTTCCACATCTTCGGCTCGCTCGCGTTCCTGTCGTTCTACCGCGACTGGCGGGTGATCGTGCCCGCTATGCTTATCGTGGCTGCCGATCACGTGCTGCGCGCAATCTTCTGGCCGGAGAGCATCTTTGGCGTGGTGGTCGCCGCCCCCTGGCGGGCGCTGGAGCACATCGGCTGGGTCGTCTTCGAGGGCGTCTTCTTGCTGTGGGGCTGCAAGACGAACACCCGTGAGCTCCGCGATCGCGCGGAGGCACAAGCCGAGCTCGAGCGGGCCAAGGCGACCGTGGAAGAGGAGGTCGAGCAGCGCACCCGTGAGCTCTTGAATCGCACCCAAGAACTCGAGGAGTGGGTTCAGAGAAGCAACGCGTTGGAGGACCAGTTGGGCGAGGCCCAGAAGCTCGAGGCGATCGGCCAACTCTCCGCCGGCGTGGCCCACGAGATCAACACGCCCATGCAGTACATGAGCGACAACATCGAGTTCCTCAGCGACTGCTCGGCCCGGCTCTTCGAGGTGGTCGACGTCTACCACGACCAGCTCGAGAACCGCGACAACCCGCTCTCGTGGCAGCAGCGGATCAGCGCGGTCAAGGCGGCCTGCGAGCGCTGCCGCTACGACTACATCCGCGAGCAGATCCCGCACGCGATCGAGGAGAGCCTCGAGGGGGTCCGGCGCGTGATCGAGATCGTGCGAGCGATGAAGCAGATGTCGCATCCCGGCACGCAGGAGATGACGCCGACCGACATCAACGAGGCGGTCCGCACCACGGCGTTGCTGTGCAAGAACCGCTGGAAGTACGCCGCCGAATTGGAGCTTTTCCTCGCCGACGACTTGCCGGAGGTCCCCGCCTTCACGAACGAGATCAACCAGGTGCTCGTCAACCTGCTGGTCAACGCGGCCGACGCGATCGTCGACAAGAACGGCGACAGCGGCGAATTGGGAAAGATGGTCGTACGGACCCGTCGCTCCGGCGACTGGGTGCAGATCGACGTCCAAGACGACGGCTGCGGCATGGACGAGGTGGTGCGCCGCCGCATCTTCGACCCCTTCTACACGACCAAGGAAGTGGGCAAAGGGACCGGCCAAGGCCTCGCGATTTCTTACAACGTGGTGGTGAACCACCACCAGGGCCGCATCGACCTGAGCAGCGAGCCGGGCGCCGGGACCTGCTTCACCGTGGAGTTGCCCCTCGGCGAGCACCCCGACCTGATGGACGCGGACAAGCTTGAAGAGAAAGACCCGGCAGCCGAGTTGTCGAGCAAGCCGGTCGCGCCGCTCGACGCGCTCCCCGACGAAACATCCGATCTACCACCCGCGCCAGTCATCCTCATCTGA
- a CDS encoding RedB protein: MADISSDEADRPGRLGVGFLAALSGWFVAVATAFAALAVYSNTPAPRAELPAVFPAERLAFLDDGGRCARLQLIMAVHPRCPCTRASVGELERLVARSAGRLDCTVLAYRPPGGDAAWDDSFTLRSARALPHTRVVPDPGALMARGLSMRTSGAVRLVDERNQLLFAGGVTVSRGHHGDNLGSDAILSILRGGQADRTRSAVFGCPLATSPHEPY, encoded by the coding sequence ATGGCGGACATATCAAGCGATGAGGCCGACCGGCCCGGCCGTCTTGGCGTTGGGTTCCTGGCGGCGCTAAGCGGGTGGTTCGTGGCGGTCGCGACGGCGTTTGCGGCGTTGGCCGTGTACAGCAACACGCCCGCTCCACGAGCCGAGTTGCCCGCCGTGTTTCCCGCCGAGCGGTTGGCGTTTCTTGACGACGGCGGACGCTGCGCGCGGCTCCAGCTGATCATGGCGGTCCACCCCCGCTGCCCCTGCACGCGGGCCTCGGTTGGCGAGCTCGAGCGGCTCGTGGCGCGCAGCGCGGGCCGGCTCGATTGCACCGTGCTGGCGTACCGTCCGCCCGGCGGCGACGCCGCGTGGGACGACAGCTTCACGTTGCGATCCGCCAGGGCGTTGCCTCACACGCGGGTCGTTCCCGACCCCGGGGCGCTAATGGCCCGCGGCCTTTCGATGCGAACCTCAGGCGCGGTGCGGCTGGTCGACGAGCGGAACCAGCTGCTCTTTGCCGGCGGCGTGACGGTTTCACGCGGTCACCACGGCGACAACCTAGGCTCCGACGCGATCCTGTCGATCCTCCGCGGCGGTCAGGCCGACCGGACGCGGAGTGCGGTCTTCGGCTGCCCATTGGCGACCTCGCCGCACGAGCCGTACTGA
- a CDS encoding YCF48-related protein, whose amino-acid sequence MADDASLHDVAFVDDQHGWAVGAHGVVWATSNAGADWRRQPTPADCPLRGVSFVSPRRGWAVGGRSVPYAERTEGVVLATDDGGETWRRVSRDTLPRLRAVKFFDARRGLAVGAGGPVYPSGALRTEDGGQSWTSLSAEQTCDWRALDALSPEAALVAGPRGLTGRGAGGGLAVQHDPGESRGARALRITGPATAWAVGDGALVRTTRDAGRNWRSPASDPPAELARWFDWRALDAVGERLWAAGSPGSVVLHSPDGGRSWRLLPTGVSTPINAITFVDDQRGWAVGELGVILATRDGGQTWVVQRGAGRRAAIGVVAPSAAGLPVELIAANAAAEGYRTTVASPFAPAAPLAHGDTASRLDEAAARCAAAGASTGWRLPLEPTELVLPAEELLARLDRATDGKSREMLIEPLVAWIRAWRPEAVLIPEIGPEASSHSSGAVDLLVEAVQEAAAAAADPTQRRELAALGLPPWRVRSVLRIGPAEADASTRLGTGDFHAALGSSPALWARPAVGIIRPDYRGAQTQFGWTLVAGQPPHAARRGDVLAGAAVSPGGDARRPLATPADGQLDRLRRVAQKRRHLEGLLQRSQADPAWAGQVMALTGGLDAEGGAELLYQLADGYRQRGSHDLAADTFYLLARRYGDSPLTESALVWLVSYYSSAEFTHLQSLTMAQQQGDTRGPRETLANRGADAARLEAVDESPTDAADGRLGRAAALADYLARARPAVHAAPRLRFAVAAAQRSRGFGGEAERAMLLMSKQAVAEDWRRAADAERWLAEPKEIPPAKPTAQCRSTAKRPLLDGVLDEACWAAAETIALGDPQDAATGRLRVARDNDFLYFAIECPRLPGRQAPAAAGAPRARDEFLDNDDRVTLRLDTDRDYTTAFELTVDERGRTHDAVWGSPHWDPQWYVAAGGDDTSWRVEAATPIGELTGEEELLRAAWAVSAERHAPGHAPRAWTGAAAESRSPDAYGLLLFD is encoded by the coding sequence TTGGCCGACGACGCCTCGCTCCACGACGTGGCCTTTGTCGACGACCAGCACGGTTGGGCCGTGGGCGCCCACGGCGTGGTCTGGGCCACGAGCAACGCGGGCGCCGACTGGCGCCGGCAGCCGACGCCGGCCGACTGCCCGCTCCGTGGCGTTTCGTTTGTCAGCCCGCGGCGCGGCTGGGCCGTGGGGGGGCGTTCGGTCCCTTACGCCGAACGGACCGAGGGTGTGGTGCTCGCCACCGATGACGGCGGCGAGACCTGGCGCCGCGTCTCGCGCGACACGCTGCCGCGTTTGCGTGCGGTGAAGTTCTTCGACGCCCGCCGCGGCTTGGCCGTGGGGGCCGGCGGACCGGTTTACCCTTCGGGCGCGCTCCGCACCGAAGACGGCGGACAGAGCTGGACCTCGCTCTCGGCCGAGCAGACTTGCGACTGGCGCGCCCTCGACGCGCTCTCTCCGGAAGCCGCGCTCGTGGCCGGCCCGCGCGGCCTCACAGGCCGCGGCGCCGGCGGGGGGCTGGCCGTGCAGCACGACCCGGGCGAGAGCCGCGGCGCACGGGCCTTGCGCATCACCGGCCCGGCCACGGCGTGGGCGGTGGGCGACGGCGCCCTGGTCCGCACCACACGCGACGCCGGCCGCAACTGGCGATCGCCCGCGAGCGACCCGCCCGCCGAGTTGGCCCGCTGGTTCGACTGGCGCGCCCTGGACGCGGTGGGCGAGCGGCTGTGGGCGGCCGGGTCGCCCGGCTCGGTGGTGCTCCACTCGCCCGACGGCGGCCGCAGCTGGCGGCTCTTGCCGACGGGCGTCTCCACGCCGATCAACGCGATCACCTTTGTCGACGACCAGCGCGGCTGGGCCGTCGGCGAGCTGGGCGTGATCCTTGCGACCCGCGACGGCGGCCAAACCTGGGTCGTGCAGCGTGGCGCCGGCCGCCGCGCGGCGATCGGCGTCGTGGCGCCGTCGGCCGCTGGGTTGCCGGTCGAGTTGATCGCCGCCAACGCGGCCGCCGAGGGCTACCGCACCACGGTCGCATCGCCCTTTGCCCCGGCCGCGCCGCTCGCCCACGGCGACACGGCCAGCCGGCTCGACGAGGCGGCGGCGCGTTGCGCGGCAGCCGGGGCGAGCACCGGCTGGCGGCTGCCGCTCGAGCCGACCGAGCTCGTGCTGCCCGCCGAGGAGTTGCTCGCTCGTCTCGACCGCGCGACCGACGGCAAGTCGCGTGAGATGCTCATCGAACCGCTGGTCGCCTGGATCCGCGCGTGGCGTCCCGAGGCGGTGCTGATCCCCGAGATCGGCCCGGAGGCGTCGTCCCACTCCTCGGGGGCGGTCGACCTGTTGGTCGAAGCGGTCCAAGAGGCGGCGGCCGCCGCCGCCGATCCCACCCAGCGCCGCGAACTCGCCGCCCTGGGATTGCCCCCTTGGCGGGTGCGCAGCGTGTTGCGGATCGGCCCGGCCGAAGCCGACGCCTCGACGCGGCTCGGCACGGGCGACTTCCACGCCGCGCTCGGCTCGTCGCCCGCGCTGTGGGCGCGACCGGCGGTGGGGATCATTCGCCCCGACTACCGCGGCGCCCAGACGCAATTCGGCTGGACGCTCGTGGCGGGACAACCGCCTCACGCCGCGCGTCGCGGCGACGTGCTGGCCGGGGCCGCGGTGTCGCCCGGCGGCGACGCCCGCCGACCCTTGGCCACGCCCGCCGACGGCCAGCTCGACCGCCTGCGACGCGTCGCCCAGAAACGGCGTCACCTGGAGGGTCTGCTCCAACGCTCGCAGGCCGACCCCGCGTGGGCGGGCCAGGTGATGGCGCTCACCGGCGGGCTCGACGCCGAGGGGGGCGCCGAGCTGCTCTACCAGTTGGCCGACGGCTACCGCCAACGCGGCAGCCACGACCTGGCGGCCGACACCTTCTACCTGCTGGCGCGACGCTACGGCGACTCGCCGCTGACCGAGAGCGCGCTGGTCTGGCTGGTGAGCTACTACAGCAGCGCGGAGTTCACCCACCTCCAGTCGCTCACGATGGCCCAACAACAGGGCGACACACGGGGGCCGCGGGAAACGCTCGCCAACCGCGGCGCCGACGCCGCGCGGCTCGAGGCGGTCGACGAGTCGCCAACCGACGCCGCCGACGGCCGGCTCGGTCGCGCCGCCGCGTTGGCCGACTACCTGGCGCGGGCCCGCCCGGCGGTGCACGCCGCGCCGCGGCTCCGTTTTGCCGTGGCCGCCGCGCAGCGCAGCCGCGGCTTCGGCGGCGAGGCGGAGCGGGCGATGCTGTTGATGAGCAAGCAGGCGGTCGCCGAAGACTGGCGTCGGGCGGCCGACGCCGAGCGTTGGCTCGCCGAGCCGAAGGAGATCCCGCCGGCGAAGCCTACCGCCCAGTGCCGCTCGACCGCCAAGCGGCCGCTGCTCGACGGCGTGCTTGACGAGGCGTGCTGGGCGGCGGCCGAGACGATCGCGCTCGGCGACCCCCAAGACGCGGCGACGGGCCGGCTGCGGGTCGCCCGTGACAACGACTTCCTGTACTTCGCGATCGAATGCCCCCGCCTCCCGGGCCGGCAGGCGCCGGCGGCCGCCGGCGCGCCGCGTGCGCGCGACGAATTCCTCGACAACGACGACCGGGTGACCCTGCGGCTCGACACGGACCGCGACTACACCACGGCGTTCGAGCTGACGGTCGACGAGCGCGGCCGGACGCACGACGCCGTGTGGGGCTCGCCGCACTGGGACCCGCAGTGGTACGTGGCCGCCGGCGGCGACGACACGTCGTGGCGCGTCGAGGCGGCGACGCCGATCGGCGAGCTGACCGGCGAGGAGGAGTTGCTCCGCGCCGCGTGGGCCGTGTCGGCCGAACGCCACGCGCCGGGCCACGCGCCCCGCGCCTGGACCGGCGCCGCGGCCGAGAGCCGCTCGCCCGACGCCTACGGGTTGCTGCTCTTCGATTGA
- a CDS encoding HDOD domain-containing protein: MTEDLTPSLETVLAESQELYSLPAAAMEVLRLIRRPEIDVMALKETLERDPALTTKILRVVNSSMYGLSGQVSNLKQAIALLGIGPLKLLVLGFSLPPALFADQTADSLRRYWTESLNRATAARTIAEVYRLQGSDDAFVAGLLQGIGKLALTQQLGEAYTSLTAKIQLFPATGGDPLRDVEHAAFGFDNYTLTAAMLRAWKLPEQYARAIELQAKPHTIRTLRGDDARMPQILRLADLTGKLVGGRQLAVLPSLLEEGAEYVGMSRRGLNRVVTELQPKVDSLAEAMRVDLEEHRDYEQTLLDAHAELKLVSEQAAKQLMSLPIESDQHDRLCHELLSEANELTHSMRQFLAMRRSERLNVARGDGPQTGPRRPRSANARLPGEERLRTEAIRVSTECRASRSELSIVMFKALGETDDAAEALQSEFAANSPTEEAIWTSGSPLKAAVILPRVDRATAVRFADEAVAWFAGWAPQAELKAGVATITAVPNRFETLNLIEAAERCLSAACHHGNAPVKSIEVY, translated from the coding sequence ATGACCGAAGACCTGACGCCCTCTCTCGAAACCGTGCTCGCCGAGTCGCAGGAGCTCTACAGCTTGCCCGCCGCCGCCATGGAGGTGCTGCGGCTGATCCGGCGTCCCGAGATCGACGTGATGGCGCTGAAAGAAACGCTCGAACGCGACCCGGCCCTCACCACCAAGATCCTGCGAGTCGTCAACAGCTCGATGTACGGCCTCAGCGGCCAGGTGTCGAATCTCAAGCAGGCGATCGCGCTGCTCGGGATCGGCCCGCTGAAGCTGCTGGTGCTCGGGTTCAGCCTGCCGCCGGCATTGTTCGCCGATCAAACGGCCGATTCGCTGCGGCGTTACTGGACCGAATCGCTCAACCGCGCCACCGCGGCCCGCACGATCGCCGAAGTCTATCGGCTGCAAGGCTCCGACGACGCCTTCGTCGCGGGGTTGCTGCAGGGGATCGGCAAGCTGGCGCTCACCCAACAATTGGGCGAGGCTTACACGTCGCTGACCGCCAAGATCCAATTGTTCCCCGCGACCGGCGGCGACCCACTCCGCGATGTGGAGCACGCGGCCTTCGGGTTCGACAATTACACCCTCACCGCCGCGATGCTCCGCGCGTGGAAGCTGCCGGAGCAATACGCCCGCGCTATCGAGTTGCAGGCCAAGCCGCACACCATCCGCACGCTCCGCGGGGACGATGCTCGCATGCCGCAAATCCTGAGGCTGGCCGACCTGACGGGCAAGCTGGTCGGCGGGCGCCAACTGGCGGTCTTGCCCAGCCTGCTCGAGGAAGGCGCGGAGTACGTTGGCATGTCGCGTCGCGGGCTCAACCGCGTGGTCACCGAACTCCAACCCAAGGTCGATTCGCTCGCCGAGGCGATGCGCGTCGATCTCGAAGAGCACCGCGACTACGAGCAAACGCTGCTCGACGCCCACGCCGAACTCAAGCTCGTAAGCGAGCAAGCCGCCAAGCAACTGATGAGCTTGCCGATCGAGAGCGACCAGCACGACCGCCTGTGCCACGAGTTGCTGAGCGAGGCCAACGAGCTGACCCACTCGATGCGCCAGTTCTTGGCGATGCGTCGCTCGGAGCGATTGAACGTCGCGCGGGGCGACGGCCCCCAAACCGGTCCCCGGCGCCCGCGCTCGGCAAACGCTCGCCTGCCGGGCGAAGAGCGGCTCCGCACCGAGGCGATCCGCGTTTCCACCGAGTGCCGCGCCAGCCGCAGCGAGCTGAGCATCGTGATGTTCAAAGCGCTCGGCGAGACCGACGACGCCGCCGAGGCGCTCCAAAGCGAGTTCGCCGCGAACAGCCCCACCGAAGAGGCGATCTGGACCTCCGGCTCACCGTTGAAGGCCGCCGTCATCCTGCCCCGCGTCGACCGGGCCACGGCGGTCCGCTTTGCCGACGAGGCGGTCGCTTGGTTCGCCGGCTGGGCGCCGCAAGCCGAGCTCAAGGCGGGCGTGGCCACCATCACGGCCGTGCCGAACCGCTTCGAAACGCTCAACCTCATCGAGGCCGCCGAGCGCTGCCTCTCCGCCGCCTGCCACCACGGCAACGCACCGGTGAAGAGCATCGAGGTTTATTGA
- a CDS encoding site-2 protease family protein: MSDPTQPPPSGPLPDPPEREMPGASPLPGAPPQDAARQAYADANGPRELRSSDLRTPAVRRKVRLPVLLFLATAFSTFWVGSADWKPLEHMQSWGQILSTSLGNWEQGLAYMAAVLAILLTHEMGHFVLTLRHGIPASYPLCIPVPFNPIGTMGAVIGMDGLRANRKEIFDIGVAGPLAGLVVAIPVLWLGVRQLDLSGAPQPGEVQLYNPVIVRWMIEWLHPEWIAQSQWIGISQVNPLFMAGWVGMLVTGLNMLPISQLDGGHTIYGLFGRDAHTIARSFVVVAIVYVVINLEQAAMWTPMLILVILMGIHHPPTRDDEIELDGVRWTIGIASLAIPILCFPLLGLKQ, from the coding sequence ATGAGCGACCCCACCCAACCGCCGCCCTCCGGCCCGTTGCCCGACCCGCCCGAGCGTGAAATGCCGGGCGCCTCCCCCCTGCCCGGCGCGCCGCCACAGGACGCGGCCCGGCAGGCGTACGCCGACGCCAACGGCCCGCGCGAGCTCCGCTCGTCCGACCTCCGCACACCCGCCGTGCGACGCAAGGTACGGTTGCCGGTTCTGCTCTTCCTGGCCACGGCGTTCAGCACCTTCTGGGTCGGCTCGGCCGACTGGAAGCCGCTCGAGCACATGCAGTCGTGGGGGCAGATCCTCAGCACGTCGCTCGGCAACTGGGAGCAGGGCCTCGCCTACATGGCCGCCGTCTTGGCCATCTTGCTCACCCACGAGATGGGCCACTTCGTGCTCACGCTGCGCCACGGCATCCCGGCCAGCTACCCGCTCTGCATCCCCGTGCCGTTCAACCCAATAGGCACGATGGGCGCCGTGATCGGCATGGACGGCCTGCGCGCCAACCGCAAAGAGATCTTCGACATCGGCGTCGCCGGCCCGTTGGCCGGGCTGGTGGTGGCGATCCCCGTGCTGTGGCTCGGCGTGCGACAGCTCGACCTGTCGGGCGCCCCGCAACCGGGCGAGGTGCAGCTCTACAACCCGGTGATCGTCCGCTGGATGATCGAGTGGCTCCACCCCGAATGGATCGCCCAGAGCCAGTGGATCGGCATCTCGCAGGTGAACCCGCTGTTCATGGCCGGCTGGGTCGGCATGCTGGTGACGGGCCTCAACATGCTGCCGATCAGCCAGCTCGACGGCGGCCACACGATCTACGGCCTGTTCGGCCGCGACGCCCACACGATCGCCCGCTCGTTCGTCGTCGTGGCGATCGTCTACGTGGTGATCAACCTCGAGCAGGCGGCGATGTGGACCCCGATGCTGATCCTCGTGATCCTGATGGGCATCCACCATCCGCCCACGCGCGACGACGAGATCGAGCTCGACGGCGTCCGCTGGACCATCGGCATCGCCAGCCTAGCGATCCCCATCCTCTGCTTCCCGCTCCTGGGGCTCAAGCAGTAG
- a CDS encoding DUF3365 domain-containing protein yields the protein MSNQPSEPDSPPRVRFTIFDLSVVTAFLAVALSPISWLGEFYLMNLVPSLALVVLVGYALWKRSTVGAFVVVGAFLFLIVAVGGVIMFIPTATLNHTALTLVALLATLPWRGRQRVVAAACGLAFLVTYGSMLHGAYNRALRVDALRAAYPRQSIAELMRAAVATEADTAIAQGIPVGLNKAQDGDLTALEEEHDQSYWWRSRSGLLKRLQEDSYRRFVAASGFGVGRFLEGSLLGVEDEPPAAVGDRLPAAISTPFVTDALRDLHGFSRSNFLDPDRIGYVDSTGGVVGFTSHAFVRPPGVPRNASTYEDEARGSWRLLQLDLVSLLLHDEPVAYVSDKLPNMEELGVGVPTRGLDAFEREALPKLYRSSDLEVVETPTDEGTHIRMLGAIRAAASCAVCHPTQRGALLGAFSYELLELEGQDGKPLPDGAAPGGEQSTDQAGG from the coding sequence ATGAGCAACCAACCCTCTGAGCCCGACTCGCCGCCGCGCGTGCGGTTCACGATCTTTGACTTGAGCGTCGTCACCGCGTTTCTCGCCGTAGCCCTATCGCCAATCTCGTGGCTGGGCGAGTTCTACTTGATGAACCTTGTGCCGTCGCTCGCGCTGGTCGTGTTGGTGGGCTACGCCCTGTGGAAGCGATCGACGGTCGGCGCGTTTGTCGTTGTGGGCGCCTTCTTGTTTCTGATCGTCGCCGTCGGCGGGGTCATCATGTTCATCCCCACGGCGACGCTGAACCACACGGCGCTCACGCTCGTCGCCCTGCTCGCCACGCTGCCGTGGAGGGGCCGCCAGCGGGTCGTCGCCGCTGCGTGCGGCTTGGCGTTCCTTGTCACCTACGGCTCGATGCTCCACGGCGCTTACAATCGGGCGTTGCGTGTCGACGCGCTGCGTGCGGCCTACCCGCGCCAGTCGATCGCTGAGCTGATGCGTGCCGCTGTCGCGACCGAAGCGGATACGGCGATCGCTCAGGGTATTCCGGTCGGACTGAACAAGGCGCAAGACGGCGACTTGACGGCGTTGGAGGAAGAGCACGACCAATCGTATTGGTGGAGAAGTCGCAGCGGGCTGCTCAAGCGGTTGCAAGAAGACTCCTACCGCCGGTTTGTCGCCGCCAGTGGGTTTGGCGTCGGCCGGTTTCTTGAGGGCTCGCTGCTCGGAGTGGAGGACGAGCCGCCTGCCGCTGTGGGTGATCGCTTGCCGGCGGCCATATCCACGCCATTCGTCACCGACGCATTGCGAGATTTGCACGGTTTCAGCCGGTCCAACTTCCTCGATCCCGATCGGATCGGCTACGTCGATTCCACGGGTGGGGTAGTGGGTTTCACATCGCATGCGTTTGTCCGTCCCCCCGGCGTGCCGCGAAACGCTTCAACTTATGAGGATGAGGCTCGGGGCTCCTGGCGTCTTCTCCAACTCGACCTCGTGAGCCTGCTGCTGCACGACGAGCCGGTCGCCTACGTCTCTGACAAGCTGCCGAACATGGAGGAACTCGGCGTGGGCGTACCCACCCGCGGGCTCGACGCGTTCGAGCGCGAAGCGCTCCCCAAGCTCTACCGGTCGAGCGACCTGGAGGTCGTCGAAACGCCGACCGACGAGGGGACGCACATCCGCATGCTCGGCGCCATCCGCGCGGCGGCGTCTTGCGCCGTCTGCCACCCCACGCAGCGCGGCGCCCTGCTCGGGGCGTTCAGCTACGAGCTGCTGGAACTGGAGGGGCAGGACGGGAAGCCGCTGCCGGACGGGGCGGCGCCAGGGGGCGAGCAAAGCACGGATCAGGCCGGCGGCTGA